Proteins from one Oncorhynchus gorbuscha isolate QuinsamMale2020 ecotype Even-year linkage group LG18, OgorEven_v1.0, whole genome shotgun sequence genomic window:
- the LOC124003857 gene encoding receptor-type tyrosine-protein phosphatase alpha-like isoform X5, with protein sequence MPNSLLKGSMGVCPLLLLLSVALGVSVSAQGPSLTPAEGPVSTAKPTDSPATTLHNVPMATTTTPPTAATTLTTTSTAEGNILTAGPSVTQVPIPPLPPPGPTIAPQVPTGATTAPQPPPAPTTVSRGGENGTTLSAPDSHTDPSLETTIEPTVEATSPDTTSDTTTGGGEDGTDQNTQSDDTPIIAVMVALSSLLVIVFIIIILYMLRFKKYKQAGSHSNSFRLTNGRSDDTELQSVPLLARSPSTNRKYPPLVVDKLEEDMNRRMADDNKLFREEFNALPVCPIQASCDAASKEENKEKNRYVNILPYDHSRVHLSSLEGVPDSDFINASFINGYQEKNKFIAAQGPKEETVNDFWRMIWEQNTATIVMVTNLKERKECKCAQYWPDQGCWTYGNIRVSVEDMMVLVDYTIRKFCIQQVGDVGGKKPQRLVTQFHFTSWPDFGVPFTPIGMLKFLKKVKTCNPQYSGPIVVHCSAGVGRTGTFIVIDAMLDMMNTERKVDVFGFVTRIRAQRCQMVQTDMQYVFIFQAMLEHYLYGDTELEVTSLESHLAKLYAPSAAGCGGMEAEFKKLTSIKIQNDKMRTGNLPANMKKNRVLQIIPYEFNRVINPVKRGEESTDYVNASFIDGYRQKDSYMASQGPLQHTIEDFWRMIWEWRSCSIVMLTELEERGQEKCAQYWPSDGVMVCGDLSIELKREEESESYTVRDLLVTNNRENKARAVRQFHFHGWPEVGIPGDGKGMINIIAAVQKQQQQSGNHPITVHCSAGAGRTGTFCALSTVLERVKAEAILDVFQTVKSLRLQRPHMVQTLEQYEFCYKVVQEYIDAFSDYANFK encoded by the exons AAGGTCCAGTCTCCACTGCCAAACCCACGGATTCTCCAGCCACCACCCTCCACAATGTTCCAATGGCAACAACCACCACCCCTCCAACAGCCGCAACGACACTGACAACAACCAGCACCGCAGAGGGGAACATATTGACTGCAGGCCCCAGTGTCACCCAGGTGCCCATTCCCCCTCTACCACCCCCTGGCCCCACCATAGCCCCCCAAGTCCCCACGGGTGCAACCACTGCCCCGCAACCACCCCCTGCTCCGACCACGGTCAGTCGGGGTGGGGAGAATGGGACCACACTCTCTGCTCCGGACAGTCACACAGATCCCTCGCTGGAGACCACCATAGAACCTACGGTGGAAGCCACGTCGCCCGACACTACTAGTGACactacaacag GTGGTGGAGAAGACGGCACAg aCCAAAATACGCAATCAGATGACACGCCCATCATTGCGGTGATGGTGGCTCTGTCATCCCTGCTCGTCAtcgtcttcatcatcatcatcctctatATGCTCAG GTTTAAGAAGTACAAGCAGGCCGGCAGCCATTCCAACTCCTTCAGGCTGACCAACGGTAGATCAGATGATAcag AGCTCCAGAGTGTGCCGCTATTGGCCCGCTCGCCTAGCACCAACAGGAAGTACCCACCCCTTGTTGTTGACAAGCTGGAGGAGGATATGAATCGTCGCATGGCTGATGACAACAAGCTCTTCCGGGAGGAGTTCAAT gCGCTGCCGGTGTGTCCCATCCAGGCGTCATGCGACGCGGCCTCTAAggaggagaacaaggagaagaACCGATACGTCAACATCCTGCCAT atgacCACTCCAGGGTGCATCTGTCGTCTCTAGAGGGAGTTCCAGACTCTGACTTCATCAATGCGTCCTTCATCAAC GGTTACCAAGAGAAGAACAAGTTCATTGCAGCTCAAG ggccaAAGGAGGAGACGGTAAACGACTTCTGGAGAATGATCTGGGAACAGAACACCGCCACCATCGTGATGGTGACCAActtgaaggagagaaaagag tgtaAGTGTGCCCAGTACTGGCCTGACCAGGGCTGCTGGACCTACGGCAACATCCGGGTCTCTgtggaagacatgatggtgctgGTGGACTACACCATCCGCAAGTTCTGCATCCAACAG gTGGGGGATGTGGGGGGTAAGAAGCCCCAGCGGCTGGTGACCCAGTTCCACTTCACCAGCTGGCCAGACTTTGGCGTTCCCTTCACACCCATCGGCATGCTTAAGTTCCTCAAGAAGGTCAAGACCTGCAACCCCCAGTACTCCGGCCCCATCGTGGTCCACtgcag TGCGGGGGTGGGGAGGACAGGTACCTTCATAGTGATAGACGCCATGTTGGATATGATGAACACCGAGAGGAAGGTGGACGTCTTTGGCTTCGTCACGCGCATCAGAGCCCAGCGCTGCCAAATGGTCCAGACCGAC ATGCAATACGTGTTCATCTTCCAGGCCATGCTGGAGCACTACCTGTACGGAGACACAGAGCTGGAGGTGACCTCCCTGGAGTCCCACCTGGCTAAGCTCTACGCCCCCTCCGCCGCCGGCTGTGGGGGCATGGAAGCAGAGTTCAAG AAGCTGACCTCCATCAAGATCCAGAACGACAAGATGAGGACAGGCAACCTGCCGGCAAACATGAAGAAGAACAGAGTTCTCCAGATCATCCCAT ACGAGTTCAACAGAGTGATCAATCCAGtcaagagaggggaggagagcacGGATTATGTCAACGCTTCCTTCATTGAT GGCTACCGTCAGAAGGACTCGTACATGGCCAGTCAGGGCCCGCTGCAGCACACCATCGAAGACTTCTGGAGGATGATCTGGGAGTGGAGGAGCTGCTCCATAGTCATGCTCactgagctggaggagagaggacag GAAAAGTGTGCTCAGTATTGGCCCAGTGACGGGGTGATGGTGTGTGGTGACCTCTCCATCGAGctaaagagggaggaggagagtgagagctACACTGTTAGAGACCTCCTGGTTACCAACAACCGG GAGAACAAGGCTCGCGCGGTGAGGCAGTTCCATTTTCATGGCTGGCCGGAGGTGGGCATCCCCGGCGACGGAAAGGGGATGATCAACATCATCGCCGCGGTCCAGAAGCAGCAGCAACAATCTGGCAACCACCCCATCACTGTCCACTGCAG tgcgGGCGCGGGGCGGACGGGGACCTTCTGTGCCCTGAGCACGGTCCTGGAGCGGGTGAAGGCTGAGGCCATCCTGGATGTCTTTCAGACTGTCAAGAGCCTCCGGCTGCAAAGGCCCCACATGGTGCAGACACTG GAGCAGTACGAGTTCTGCTACAAAGTGGTCCAGGAGTATATCGATGCCTTTTCTGACTACGCCAACTTCAAGTAG